One part of the Ursus arctos isolate Adak ecotype North America unplaced genomic scaffold, UrsArc2.0 scaffold_14, whole genome shotgun sequence genome encodes these proteins:
- the PRKCSH gene encoding glucosidase 2 subunit beta isoform X2: protein MLLFALLLPLCWAVEVKRPRGVSLTNHHFYDESKPFTCLDGSATIPFDQVNDDYCDCKDGSDEPGTAACPNGSFHCTNTGYKPLYISSRWVNDGVCDCCDGTDEYNSGTVCENTCKEKGRKERETLQQMAEVTREGFRLKKILIEDWKKAREEKQEKLAELQAGKKSLEDQVEMLRVVKEEAEKPEKEAKDQHQKRWEEQQAASKAQREQELAANAFQELDDDMDGAVSVTELQTHPELDSDGDGALSEAEAQALLGGDVQTDAAAFYDRVWAAIRDKYRSEVLPTSPPPAPSEPDLTEPREEQPAVPSPPVEEEEEEEEEEETEEEEEDEEEEEDSQEAPPPLVPPQPAPSPLEEDKMPPYDEQTQAFIDAAQEARNKFEEAERSLRDMEESIRNLEQEISFDFGPNGEFAYLYSQCYELTTNEYVYRLCPFKLVSQKPKLGGSPTSLGTWGSWAGPDHDKFSAMKYEQGTGCWQGPNRSTTVRLLCGKETVVTSTTEPSRCEYLMELMTPAACPEPPPEPPANGDHDEL, encoded by the exons ATGTTACTGTTCGCGTTGCTGCTGCCCCTGTGCTGGGCCGTGGAGGTCAAGAGGCCCCGGGGCGTCTCCCTCACCA ACCATCACTTCTATGATGAGTCCAAACCTTTCACTTGCCTGGACGGCTCTGCCACCATCCCTTTTGATCAGGTCAATGATGACTACTGTGACTGCAAGGATGGCTCAGATGAACCAG GTACAGCCGCCTGTCCTAATGGTAGCTTTCACTGCACCAACACTGGCTACAAGCCCCTGTACATCTCCTCCAGATGGGTCAACGATGGAGTTTGTG aCTGCTGTGACGGGACGGATGAATACAACAGTGGGACCGTCTGTGAGAACACCTGCAA AGAGAAGGGCCGTAAGGAGAGAGAGACGCTGCAGCAGATGGCAGAGGTCACGCGGGAGGGGTTCCGCCTGAAGAAGATCCTCATCGAGGACTGGAAGAAGGCTCgggaggagaagcag GAAAAGCTCGCTGAGCTGCAGGctggaaagaagtctctggagGACCAGGTGGAGATGCTGCGCGTGGTGAAGGAGGAGGCCGAGAAGCCGGAGAAGGAGGCCAAAGACCAGCACCAGAAGCGGTGGGAAG AGCAGCAGGCCGCCTCCAAGGCCCAGCGGGAACAGGAGCTGGCGGCCAACGCCTTCCAGGAGCTGGACGACGATATGGATGGGGC GGTCTCGGTCACCGAGCTGCAGACCCATCCGGAGCTGGACAGCGACGGTGACGGGGCACTATCGGAAGCGGAAGCTCAG GCCCTCCTTGGGGGAGACGTGCAGACTGACGCCGCTGCCTTCTACGACCGCGTCTGGGCTGCCATCAGGGACAAGTACCGGTCTGAG GTGCTAcccaccagccccccccccgcaCCTTCTGAGCCTGACCTGACAGAGCCCAGGGAGGAGCAGCCTGCAGTGCCCTCGCCACccgtggaagaggaggaagaggaggaggaagaagaggagacagaagaggaggaggaggacgaagaagaagaagaagattcccag gaggccccgcccccgctgGTTCCCCCGcagcctgcccccagcccccttgAAGAGGACAAAATGCCGCCCTACGATGAGCAGACTCAGGCCTTCATTGACG CTGCCCAGGAGGCCCGCAACAAGTTTGAGGAGGCTGAGCGGTCCTTGAGGGACATGGAGGAGTCCATCAG GAACTTGGAGCAGGAGATTTCCTTTGACTTTGGCCCCAACGGAGAGTTTGCCTACCTGTACAGCCAGTGCTACGAGCTCACCACCAACGA GTACGTCTACCGGCTCTGTCCCTTCAAGCTCGTCTCTCAGAAGCCCAAACTCGGCGGCTCCCCTACCAGCCTCGG CACCTGGGGCTCATGGGCTGGCCCTGACCACGACAAGTTCAGTGCCATGAAGTACGAGCAGGGAACGGGCTGCTGGCAGGGCCCCAACCGCTCCACCACC GTGCGCCTGCTGTGTGGAAAGGAAACAGTGGTGACCAGCACGACGGAGCCCAGTCGCTGCGAGTACCTCATGGAGCTGATGACGCCAGCCGCCTGCCCGGAGCCGCCGCCCGAACCACCTGCCAACGGCGACCACGACGAGCTCTAG
- the PRKCSH gene encoding glucosidase 2 subunit beta isoform X1, giving the protein MLLFALLLPLCWAVEVKRPRGVSLTNHHFYDESKPFTCLDGSATIPFDQVNDDYCDCKDGSDEPGTAACPNGSFHCTNTGYKPLYISSRWVNDGVCDCCDGTDEYNSGTVCENTCKEKGRKERETLQQMAEVTREGFRLKKILIEDWKKAREEKQEKLAELQAGKKSLEDQVEMLRVVKEEAEKPEKEAKDQHQKRWEEQQAASKAQREQELAANAFQELDDDMDGAVSVTELQTHPELDSDGDGALSEAEAQALLGGDVQTDAAAFYDRVWAAIRDKYRSEVLPTSPPPAPSEPDLTEPREEQPAVPSPPVEEEEEEEEEEETEEEEEDEEEEEDSQVQGEQPKEAPPPLVPPQPAPSPLEEDKMPPYDEQTQAFIDAAQEARNKFEEAERSLRDMEESIRNLEQEISFDFGPNGEFAYLYSQCYELTTNEYVYRLCPFKLVSQKPKLGGSPTSLGTWGSWAGPDHDKFSAMKYEQGTGCWQGPNRSTTVRLLCGKETVVTSTTEPSRCEYLMELMTPAACPEPPPEPPANGDHDEL; this is encoded by the exons ATGTTACTGTTCGCGTTGCTGCTGCCCCTGTGCTGGGCCGTGGAGGTCAAGAGGCCCCGGGGCGTCTCCCTCACCA ACCATCACTTCTATGATGAGTCCAAACCTTTCACTTGCCTGGACGGCTCTGCCACCATCCCTTTTGATCAGGTCAATGATGACTACTGTGACTGCAAGGATGGCTCAGATGAACCAG GTACAGCCGCCTGTCCTAATGGTAGCTTTCACTGCACCAACACTGGCTACAAGCCCCTGTACATCTCCTCCAGATGGGTCAACGATGGAGTTTGTG aCTGCTGTGACGGGACGGATGAATACAACAGTGGGACCGTCTGTGAGAACACCTGCAA AGAGAAGGGCCGTAAGGAGAGAGAGACGCTGCAGCAGATGGCAGAGGTCACGCGGGAGGGGTTCCGCCTGAAGAAGATCCTCATCGAGGACTGGAAGAAGGCTCgggaggagaagcag GAAAAGCTCGCTGAGCTGCAGGctggaaagaagtctctggagGACCAGGTGGAGATGCTGCGCGTGGTGAAGGAGGAGGCCGAGAAGCCGGAGAAGGAGGCCAAAGACCAGCACCAGAAGCGGTGGGAAG AGCAGCAGGCCGCCTCCAAGGCCCAGCGGGAACAGGAGCTGGCGGCCAACGCCTTCCAGGAGCTGGACGACGATATGGATGGGGC GGTCTCGGTCACCGAGCTGCAGACCCATCCGGAGCTGGACAGCGACGGTGACGGGGCACTATCGGAAGCGGAAGCTCAG GCCCTCCTTGGGGGAGACGTGCAGACTGACGCCGCTGCCTTCTACGACCGCGTCTGGGCTGCCATCAGGGACAAGTACCGGTCTGAG GTGCTAcccaccagccccccccccgcaCCTTCTGAGCCTGACCTGACAGAGCCCAGGGAGGAGCAGCCTGCAGTGCCCTCGCCACccgtggaagaggaggaagaggaggaggaagaagaggagacagaagaggaggaggaggacgaagaagaagaagaagattcccaggtgcagggggagcagcccaag gaggccccgcccccgctgGTTCCCCCGcagcctgcccccagcccccttgAAGAGGACAAAATGCCGCCCTACGATGAGCAGACTCAGGCCTTCATTGACG CTGCCCAGGAGGCCCGCAACAAGTTTGAGGAGGCTGAGCGGTCCTTGAGGGACATGGAGGAGTCCATCAG GAACTTGGAGCAGGAGATTTCCTTTGACTTTGGCCCCAACGGAGAGTTTGCCTACCTGTACAGCCAGTGCTACGAGCTCACCACCAACGA GTACGTCTACCGGCTCTGTCCCTTCAAGCTCGTCTCTCAGAAGCCCAAACTCGGCGGCTCCCCTACCAGCCTCGG CACCTGGGGCTCATGGGCTGGCCCTGACCACGACAAGTTCAGTGCCATGAAGTACGAGCAGGGAACGGGCTGCTGGCAGGGCCCCAACCGCTCCACCACC GTGCGCCTGCTGTGTGGAAAGGAAACAGTGGTGACCAGCACGACGGAGCCCAGTCGCTGCGAGTACCTCATGGAGCTGATGACGCCAGCCGCCTGCCCGGAGCCGCCGCCCGAACCACCTGCCAACGGCGACCACGACGAGCTCTAG